The Arvicanthis niloticus isolate mArvNil1 chromosome 8, mArvNil1.pat.X, whole genome shotgun sequence genome segment GCAGTAAATGCACATATTTGCAGAAGAGAAGGTGCAAGAGGGGACTTCAGCTTGCATAAAAGAGTTTGATTTGCCTGTAGttctaaggaaaaaaacaactcaaatgtAGTAAGGCAGCTCCCAGGCACACCCCAGGCACACCAGCCTCTCCTCTGCATGATTCATCAgtaaggtttagtatcaagatttgAGGGTCCTCTTTTATCTGTCTTTCACATCTATTTTTATGCCTTACCCTTCGAGTACCAAGAACATGCCTGTTTCCATTGCTGACTTAAAATTCCATCTTCAACCTTTCTCAAGAGACAGCCATTCAAAATGAAGGATAAATGCAATTTTCTCCACTCAGCCTCCTTGGAGACAGAAACCTCTGACATACAGAGCATTGCCTCAGAACCTCCTGGCCTAATTTCCTCATCTCTTTTTTTAAGAGAAGACATTCAGGATGATTCTAAGATATATTATTTAGTGAGACTGGAAACTCAAATCTACTTATGAAGCTAGAGATAATTACTTAATTTATACTGCCCAGGGAAATATTAAATTTTGGTCATGGTTACATAATAGCTAACTATCAAATGAGGATGCATATCGTTGAAGACAAACTGTTTTTCAGAACAAGCAATTGATGTGCtgtctttatattattattttagcatTAATCACTTCCTTAAGGCAAATTGCTGCCTGTATTAGTTTTCTGGGAGATGTTATAACATTGCCAGACATTGATTGGCTTAAATAGCAAAAATGCATTGTCTtttggttctgggaatcaaagtgTGGCAGAGTTGATTCCTTCTGAGGTCACTGGGAAACAAACTGACCCTCTCTCCTGATTTTTGGCAGTTCCCTGGTTTCTGGAACCATCATAATCTTCCTCTGGTATTCAGCCTTGGTAGGGGCTACATCCACAGGTAGCAAATTTTATTGGATTAGGGGCCTACAAACTCATGTGCTCTTACCTTCAGTAATTATAGCTGTAAGGATCTTctcttaatttgttttcttttactatgatgaaacaccatgatctaAAGCAACTTCAGAAAGAAAGGACTTATACCACTTCTACTTCCTGGCTTACAGTCCATTATAAAGGGAAGTGataaaagaaactcaaagcagaaaGCTGGAGGTggggactgaagcagaggtcatggaggagtggtgttcactggcttgctcttcaagGGTGGTTCTgcctgcttccttatacaacccaggaccaccagaccaAGGATAGCACTACCActcatgggctgggcccttccgtGTCATTTATTAATCAAGAAATAGCTCCACACACTTGTCTGTGAGGAATCTGATGGAGTTATTTTCCCAGTTGAGATTTTTCATCCCAGATAACTCTGCTAGAATTATCTGTCAAGTTGAGGGGGTGGGGACCTAACAGGACAAGCCCTGTTTTCAGATTAAGTTACCTTCTGAAACAGACACGTTTGAGAACTCAAAAATAAATTCGATGTGTGTGCATTCACCCATCACACTGCCAACtgctggatttttaaaattagtatagaCATTTAACTCCATACCTCGTTCATTTAAAAAGAGGAATTCAAGATTAATCAACctaaatatttactttctttgttGACAATTTAAGGGGGAACtccctcacagaggcaaagggaggggagatgggatgggggtttctggaggggaaattgggaaaggggctaagtttgtaatgtaaataaataaaatattcaataaaaagaaagataatgttattaataaatatttttcacaaatataaaaaaattcaagccAGGCATGAAGATACATaccttaaattccagcacttggtaagcagatgcaggtggatctctgtgagtgcaagaatagcctgaactacatagagagttccaggacagctagagctgtaagacactgtctcacagACAATTAATactaaaaaaaacataaaaatgaaatcaaaagtaacctttaaaagaaaactaagtcCCTTCCTCTCTATCTAACCTCCCTGGGTCTATGAATTGCAGGTTGGTTATCATTTGTTTgatagctaatatccacatataaatgaGAACATGCCATGTTTATCTTTCTAGGTCTGGGTGCATTCAGAAAATTCCGGAGCTTGGTGACGTGCACTTGTGTGTCCTGGGGTGGAGTTTCTGAGGAGGGTTCACTGATGAGGGAATACACACACTGGATATGCACAGCACTATCCCATTGGTCTGGACAGAATCACAGAAATCAGCTAAGCCCCCTgattctcttctgcttcctgactcagTGGGGTGTGAACTATACAACACCTCCtagcccttccctccctcccctctctccaccctctCTACCCTGAGGAAACTAAACCAGAAACCCCTGTCATAGACACCTGGTCAATTGGACCTCAAAGCGCATGACCTTGGCCATGAGGACCCCAGCAAATGGTGAGCAGCCTCgacttttctcttttcctgcaCCACTTTCAGGCATTCACTCAGCCTCTGCCAAACAACCAGCTTTTTGCCTCTTTCCCTCTAGGATAATCTGTGTCCACGTAGCCTCTCACCAAACCAGTGTAGTCTGCCTGGGTATACTGCTGTGCCCTGTCCACACATGCTGAACGAACATCATAACCACAATTTAGGGAATGAAACAAATATTAACAATTTAATAAAACCATGAAACATTGAAAACAATCACAGGAGTAAAAAGGCTATTTCTCAGGGGGACGCGAGAGATGGATGCAGGGCAGGGAGAGCTGCTACATTAAAATCAGGAAATGATTCGGTTGAGACATCAGACTGGTGCTGTCTGAACAAATAGACCCCCACTGGTGATAGAGGGTGACAGGGTCATTCTCTAAGGAGTTAGACCCATTGCACCAAGGGCAAGATGTGTGAAGGACCACTGTGTCTGCTGACATGGTGAGACACAGGTTCTGCAGCTGCTAGCAGGTGTGCTGATGTCACATCTGGTTCTAATAGCAGAATATTCTGGTGGGTTGGGGGCACTCTGTCACTGGTGCCCAATCTGGTTCCAGCTGCAGTTGCACTGATGGAACCCACAAGTCAATCTCTGAATCTTCAGATGTGTGGCTCCCCAGATCTAAGGATGAAGACAAATCTGCAGCCAATGCAGGCTTGTGCAGAaggggaagtgggggtgggggtgcaggagTCATGGTCCCCAAGATGAAACCTTCTCTCAGCCTTTCCAAAGACAGAGGAGACCATGTCTGCTGGGAAGCTCGACTGTGGCCTAAAAAAGGGCATGTGCCCAGGCCAGGGTCGAGTGACAGCTCCTGCGAACAGGAGCCTCTCAAGCCACCCCCACCAACCAAGTACTGAACCTCACACACAGGGTTTCAAACACCTACCTGAGTCTTCTTCGTCCTCTCTCTCTGACTCATTGGACTCTTGCTGCAATTCCATGAGAAGATTATAAACACGGAAATTAAGATGAGAGTAGGGCATGTTCACACTCAAGTAGGCCTTCAGTTTTCTCAGGATGGATAGGTCTGAGGTCTGACAAAACTCCTCAGGGTATTTGTCTATCCATGTGTTCAGGAAAGAACAGAGGAtgctggggaaaggggatggacaACACAGTCGATGGCCAGGTCTTTCCTTTTTCAACCCTCCCATGGCTTCTGTCTACAGGGAGGACTACAAGGAAGAGATTCCTCAGCCCTGTGCAGAGGAATGCTGTGAGCAGGGCTGTGAGGTCCTAGTGAGCAGGGAGCCTCACACACCTCGTTGCCAGCCTCTAGTGGAGAACAGCTGAGCAAGCCTCCTGGCATGGCCTGGTATATGGACAGAGTTTCACAGCAACACTTAGGCCTCAGAATCCCCAATTGCACCACTTGCAAGAACCATGCCCATGCAATTTTCATCCTGCAGGCACTGCTTGGACAACAGTATGGTACTAGAATCCAGGAGAAGAATGAGAgcaaagcactggctgttccttaCCTTAGGAACCCAAATGACCCCACACTGGAAACCCAAATCTTTCCTCTTGTTGCAAAGCCCACTTACCTCTTTACTTGTTCATCCTCTTTGCAATCCGGGCGGAAGTATGCATACCTAGAGGAGACCAGAACAGATGTCACCTGTAAAATCACAGGCCCCCACCTAAAAGTCATCTAAGAGGCAGGTGGCTACCTGGACAAGAGTCAAAATACAGAACTTGGAAGTTCTGTCTGCTCTCAGAATTATTAGTTCACCTGCATACAGTAGGTGCTTCAAGGATGTTTGTGCAATGGGTGAGCACAAACGTCTCTATTCAGACATCTCAGTGATCACAGGTCTCTCAGATTGCCCTCCATAGGTCTCCACTCTGGACACATCTATATTGGGTACTTCAATAGGAATTCTGGAATGTTCTCTACAAATGGGAGAAGTGCTTCCACCAAGGCCTCAGAAATATTGGGCAAAAGATAGAAAGCTTCTTTAAGGTACAGAGGACAGCTACATTCATTAGGGTCCCAGTTTGGAGAGCACCTCCCTTGGGCCAAGCCTGGGAGAAGCATTTTTCACTCCATACTTCTGGGTACAAGAAGTAGAAACAGTGCTTTCAAGACCCAACAAGAGAATCTCAGACCTCTGGCCTTGGAGGTGGACACTCACCGTTTCAACAGGAGATCCACCACATGCCGTGTGGTAGTGAAACTTCTGTATGCATCCAGGAAGGCAGGGGCAAAGAAGGAGTCTCCACCCCACAGGGATGGCACCAAGTGGTTCACCAGCTTTTCCACCGTGTCTGCAGTGATGCGGAACTCTCTACATGGCTCCTTCATGTCCTTTGGGGTACACTCATGCTCACCCTGAGGAGACAACACCATAGATGGTTTAAACAAACACAGGTCTGCAACATTCTCAGTGGTTTTCATCACTACAAGTCTTCCTCAGTCATTACAGTGTCAAACACGCAGAGTAAAACTAGGGGAAACTCTGAGAATTCCGAGAGGGTACCTTGTCTGCGTGTTCCTGGGCTTGGCTGTCCTGTGTCAAGTCTGTTTCCTTCTGGGCAAATGGCCAGAGGCATTGGAGGCAAGAAAAAATTATGAATTTCCAGATCCCTCCATGGTCCTCGCTCTTATCTTTCTTGAGACCTGAGTCTCCAGTCGTCCAACAACACAAAGAGAACATCCTTCTCTCTCTAAGCTCATGGACAAGTGAGCCTGCTGGGCTGTCTCCAAGCAGTTGGCTGCCTGGTTATCAGGGCTCTGCATTGTTGGGTCATTGTAAAGGGAGTGAGGTCACTTCATGGGGGTCCCTTTACTGTACCCTCTTCACACAGGGCTTTCCCTAAATGCTTCTAGGTTTCCTCATACTTCCCATGTACACAAGTGGACACAGATACATGGGTGTGAACTATTCCACTGCTCCAAGGGATGTCTGGATACAGGAAGTAACTCAGCTTTGTAATCTGAGTCCCTACACTTAAATAGCCTCTCTATCTCTACACCTAAAATCAGCCCTGCTCACCCAGGCCCACCTAAAACCCTAGCCATGGTGCCTTCTTTCATGCTACATTGTGTGTGGTAAGTGTGGAAAgcaagcatgtgtgcatgcgacacacacacacacacacctgtgccaGCTCCCAGCCCCACAGTGTCAGTGTTCTTGCATGGCAATCATCTTTCTCAGGACAAGTTCCCACCCTCATCATATTACAGCCCAAGCCCAGAGGTGCAGCTCTCTGTAAACTGCTGGCCCAGCCACATCCACCAGCTTCAAGATGGAAGCTGGCCCCCAACACTGTTTCAGAACTGATTTGTCCTCCattgtttctgcttcaagttcctgcttgagTCCTTGTCCTGACTGTCTCCAGTGATGACCTGTAGCCTGCAAGAAACCTTTGCCTTCCCTGAggtgcttctggtcatggtgcttctcacagcaacagaatgaaagCCCAACACCATAATTTCTATGTCACCATACATGTCATCTGGCAGACAACCTCTTCTCTAGTTGCTcatcccctcccttccctgtGAAATGagatcatttcttcctttttactcACTGATTGCTTTTTGTGTGCACCAGTGGTCTCTGCTCCAAAGTCCTTTGCTTTCAAGCCATGGCCAGACCTCATTCACAGTAATTAGGGAGCCAGAGACTGATGAGGTAATACCATGGGCATGTCAGGACTTCACAAGGAGCTCTAGAGGGGCAGTTTTAGAGTTCATGAACATCGTGTTCCCCTTGTCAACATGAACTGCACTTCTCCCTTTACTCCTATTTAGATGTTCCCATGGTTTCTGTGAGAGATTCCTTCAGTTCTATTAGCCTGGGCATCGATCTAGTcctttttttctgaaagtttgCCAGCAGGAAAAGCAGTGCAGGATAAGGCACTGGAGAGAGATCCTGAGAGGAGTCCTGGAGGATGCAGCAGCTTCCCTCTACAGTCCAGCTTTACCAATGGCCTCTGAGCCTCACCACTGCCCCCATGTGGAGGATCGGATATAGCAGATGACAATAAGGAGAAAACCTACCTTCAATACACTGTAATTATTTTATGAAGAGTGTCTGATGGGTAGCTATCACTGGTTAAGAGGTTgttacaaaagaaattaaagaccggGTAATAAAAGTTTGTCGTCTCGATGCATCCCATAATAAACTTTTCCAGGGACTGAATCTGAAGTGAGTCAGAGGCAGCTAGCTGTTCAGGGGTGCAAGAGACCAAATCCCCAAGATGAGACTGTCTCTCGAACTTTCCAAAGACAGAGGAGACCATGTCTGAAAGGAATCTCGACAGTTTCCTACAAAAGGTCATGTGCCCAGGCCAGGATCGAGTGACAGCTTCTGCAAACAGGAGCCTCTCAAGTCATCCCCCAGCACACCAGGTACTGAACCTCACACACAGGCCTCAAACACCCACTGAGTCTGTTCATTGCTCTGCGAGTCGCTAGTTTCTTGATCCTTCAGCTGGATCAGAAGCATATGGACACAGACTGCCAGATCTGAGCAGGAAATGTTCAGAAGCAAGTAGACTATCAGCTGGTTCAGTATGGATAAATCTGAGGCCTGGCAAAAATCCTCAGGAATCTTGTCCATCCATATCTACAGGAaggtgtgggaccatgaaaggtagCGTGGTCCTGAACTGAGCTAAGGCTTGAAGCCCCTGAAGGGACACTAGGAGCTTTACTTGTTCTAGGGCACCAGGTTTTTGTCAGATGCAGCCTCCTATAGATTTGTGGCCATGGGTCACTTAATGGAGCCCCAAGGCCCTCCACATGTAGAGGACATGACCTTTGGtcatgtaggctcaagacagatcttcatTGTAATGAAGTACCTAATGGCCTGGAGAGCTTACccaataaaattttctttctagatagttctccctgcaaaaggtatttaacctcaggcccaccctgagaaaggGGGTATGATTTtacacatccactttccaccatgacaataaatgccttaataCAATGGACTGCTTCTTTTCATGGGGATCCACTGTGgggaggagccatggagaaggcctttgcctataaAGCCGCCATCAAATCTCCCATAGATGGGCTCTCTGCACTCCCAGCAGTGACTACCACCAAGCTCAAGCCTGCCACCCATCAAGCCAAAAGACTCGCCCTGCAGGACCAGCCTGAGCTCCTCCTTTTATTCCCCCCTTCCCACATGGCCTGGGCTACATCCAGCCTGTGGGGCCTCCACTCCACTCTCAGACCTTCTGCAGCTTCTAGTGGGGCCTGGATGTCCAAAAACCTGGGGACCAGATGGCCCCAGCCTCCTTGCAGGCCCAGGGACTCCCTGAGCCACCTTTGGCTCTCCAGAACCACATACTGCACTTCCCCACCTTGGAGCTGTGTCCTGGGACTTCACTACAACCTGACACCCACTTGGAGCACCATGGGTAAGGTCAGTCACTTCCCATATCCTGCTTCCCCAAACAGTCGGGCCTTCTGGGGGAGCAGATATGGGACCCACAACCCTGCAGGAAGGTAGTGATGGCTTGTGGGACCTTAtaaagagcagaggcagaggcctgATCTCTCTTTGCTTAGCTCTCCCATGGGCCCTCATGGAGGACTCCCATGCAGAAGATGATCAGGCCATATGCACATGGACATGGTGGGCAGAGGTGTGTGGTCCAAGTGAGCAGGGGACTCTGTATACCTTACACTCAGGCTCTGATGGAGGACAGCTGGAAAAACCTGCCTGGAATGTGCTGGGATGAGAATGGATCCTCACAGTGGCCAGACCTGAGTCTCTATACCCTCTTCTTTATTTGCCAATATCTCATCCCCTTTAAATCTCTCCCTTTCATAGGCAATGATTCAGGTTTGAGCGCTTAGTAGAAATCAAAAGCTATGTGAGACCCATTCTCTAAACTTTGGTACCCAAATATTCTTATTCTGGAGGCGATAGCTTTCCCTTGTAACATGCAGCCCACTTCCTTCTTTACTTGCTCATCCTCTCCAAGATGGGAGAAGAAGTATTTATATCTAGAGGAGACCAGGAAGGATGTCACTTGTAAAGTCCTGGTCTCCTACCTCTAAGATATCTGGGGGTCAGCAAAACTCTAGGAGTAAAACAGAAGTGCAGGGTGTCTATCTCCTGTCAGGATTGTTACCCTGTATATAGTAGGTGCTTCATATATGTTTGTGCATTGTGTGAACCAAAACATTCAATCCAGATATGTCAGCAGGCTCAGAGTCCCTCAGATTTCCTTCCAGGGGTCTCTGCTCTGCTGTGGTCCTTTCAGATAGATTCTAGAAGTTCTTTTACAAATGGGAGAGTTGCTTTGCTTGAGGCCTGAGACAATGGGGCCCAGAACAGAGAGCTTCAGCATTCTACAGGGGACAGCCACACAGATGGCTCTCAACTCGTGACAGCCCACTCCTCAGGACCAGAACTGGGGGAAGTATCACTGCGATAATGTCACACGGTCCCCACAATAGCCTTGGAAATATACATAAGCTTAACACATCACAGGACCAGCCAGGGTGACCTCAGAGGAGGGCACTCACCTCATGAACAGCAGGTCAAGCTCTTGTTTGCTGGTGGCAAACTTTCTGTATGTATACAGGAAGGCAGGGACAAAGAAGGGGCCTCCAGCCTGCAAGGAAGGTGCCAGATGGTCCATCAGCCTCCCCATGTTCCCACTGATATGTGTTCCTATGAAGTGCTCCTCCAGGGTCAGTTTGGACTCAGACTTGCTCTCACTCTGAGGAGAGATCAGTATGGACGGTTCAAACAGTCTGCAAAGTGATGGTCCACTCATTgccattctgtattttcctcaACAGTCAcgtgtcaggggcagctttgcttatacactgaaggcctaaattcagccacaggcctaagtcagcctgctaacacaaagtctcgggtctctgtggaaaaacactgaaacagatagctataagatactGCAAGCAAGCAGCTTTGGCTGAAATTTGCCAACCTGGGTcctcatagaccttgtagataagtagcCTTGGTGAATactaccaacttagattaggacaagtgaatcacagGCAGAGTCATAGTCTCCTGTCCCCTGAAtgttcacccagctgacactctgttctggaagatatctgtactccccctgaacacctacactcccatgtcatccccttccccacatcctgcctttttgtgtatataacccctgtgtgaaaaagtaaaaagggcgatttgatcagcctatagacagatcgccattctttgtgTTCACCTGtctcccatcttctctttcaggtgacctccccggacccttctttaatgccctgctggcccaGACAGTGACACTCTCAAATAAGATGAGAGAAATTTAGGGAGCTGACTGACTTAGAAACACAGATGGACATATCTGTTACTCAAAAATACATTGCCAACAGCTGATGGGGATAAATGTACATCCAGGTTGGGGTCTAACCTGTGGCTTCTGCCTTTAAATAAAGGGCAGTGTCACAGAACAGTCCCAGCTGTGAGAGCGAAGCCCGTGTCTCCCAGAATGGGGATCCTTTACTCTAGGGAGGAGAGAACTTCCACTGTGGTCTCAGCAGCAGAGCATAGTCCTGCAGAAGCAGTCTCTACAGACCTCTCAGTAAGGAGAAACATGCACATTGGCTGGCTTCTCCTTCTGCCTGTGAAAAGCAAGTAGAGGCAAAAGCTGGCCAGTCAGAAACGCAGGCTGATAATGCCAACAACATGCCTGTCACAGAGCAAGGCAGCAAGCAGGCACGGCCACCAGGGCTAAAAGAGTGCAAGCAGGCTTGGTAAATTCCTCCAAAGTGAACAGACTTCCTGATTTTCCCTGTATCTAAAGAGACATACCCATGTACAGTGACCCACCTCCTTAAGGTTTCCAATCTGCTGCCCCAGTATCGTTACTGATGCATGCTGATAGTTATTTGGCTTTTGTGGGGTGCTAGGGTCCACTGCAGGGCcccacacatgctaagcaagtgctgtaccactgagccaccacctCTAACCAGTGGGATGATTAGGAGTGCCATCTGCAGTGTAGGAAAACTGTCTGAACTGTCCTACAAGTTATCCATGTCCCCTTCCCGTGGGATTTGGTGCTTTGCCTCTTCTCTTCATGCTCCTCATCTCCCCACTTCTTGGAACCCCATCTCTTCATGTCTACTCAGTGCTTGTCTTTCTCTGTGGTAttgcttgcttttctgttgctgtgacacaacaccctgaccaaaagccACTTAAGGGAAGGAAGGGCTTATCTGAGTTTACAGGTGACAGCCAGTCCATCATTAAGGGATGTCACACAGggactcaagcaggaacctgaagcagaaactgtggaggaacactgcttggtGACTTGATTGCAGGCTGATTCTTAGCTCTCTTTTAAGTAGCATTTGTAGCTAGGGATAGTGTCAGCCACAGTGGCACAGTTAACATCAATTCACAGTCAACACAATTGTCCATGGACATGTCCTCAATCTAATTGGATTTAagcaattcttcaactgagggCTGTAATTTTTTCAGAAGACTCTAGGGTATCAATTGAACAACCGTTTCATAGGCTCTCatattagatattatatataaggtattttattacaattaataacaatagcaaaaatacagttatgaaatagcaacaaaataattttatggttagggatGTCACCATaacgtgaggaactgtgttaaaatcAGGCACGTGGGGAACCACTGGTCTAGTTGACAACTGAATATTAAGTTGACAATTAAGATTAACTAGGCCTTACGGTCAAGTACATTTCAAACAGTGAAGCAGTACAGTTAGTTACTCCTTGCTATTGTCCTATATATACATTATCTCCTTTAATGCTAAGATACTTATGAGGAAGGTAGTGTTTTCTTTACTGTATAAATCATGGAATACAAACTTGGCCAAGACCATCCCATTAGTGACACCTGGAATCTGTACGCAGAGCTCTCTTGGTTTGGATGAGAAATCATCCCTAGAGT includes the following:
- the LOC117713529 gene encoding ral guanine nucleotide dissociation stimulator-like is translated as MKEPCREFRITADTVEKLVNHLVPSLWGGDSFFAPAFLDAYRSFTTTRHVVDLLLKRYAYFRPDCKEDEQVKSILCSFLNTWIDKYPEEFCQTSDLSILRKLKAYLSVNMPYSHLNFRVYNLLMELQQESNESEREDEEDSDLGSHTSEDSEIDLWVPSVQLQLEPDWAPVTECPQPTRIFCY